A DNA window from Dehalococcoidia bacterium contains the following coding sequences:
- the rpsO gene encoding 30S ribosomal protein S15, protein MALTTERKAELIGEYKGHETDTGSTEVQIAILTERINNLTEHLKRNKHDYHTQRGLLKLVGQRRRLLAYLNNRDVTRYRTILARLGLRK, encoded by the coding sequence ATGGCGCTAACCACAGAGCGCAAAGCCGAACTGATCGGCGAGTACAAGGGCCACGAGACCGATACCGGGTCGACCGAAGTCCAGATCGCAATCCTCACGGAGCGCATCAACAACCTCACCGAACATCTGAAGCGTAACAAGCACGACTACCACACCCAGCGCGGGCTCCTGAAGCTTGTCGGGCAGCGTCGTCGCCTGTTGGCGTATCTCAATAACAGGGACGTCACGCGCTACCGCACCATCCTCGCAAGACTCGGCCTCCGCAAGTAG
- a CDS encoding DegV family protein produces MIRSGEATTPPAIEESTLTVAIVTDSTACIPPQVVQRYGIEVVPVHIIFGGRTFADAMLPDDEFYALLRSSRERPTTAAPSPGMFLDAIARAARRADSVLCITVSAQFSAMYDAARQAIAMLMSESPDADIRIIDSRNAAMAQGFVVIEAARLAHAGASIEDVMARAQDMTARVTLLAMLDTLEFLARGGRVPRVAAWAAGLLQMKPIVRFSASDIKLAARTRTRRRALERIAAMTVDAAHGRRIHLAVHHADALEDAEALRDRLVGALNVEESFVTEFTQVMGVHTGPGLTGVAFWTE; encoded by the coding sequence ATGATACGTTCTGGTGAAGCCACGACCCCCCCGGCCATCGAGGAGAGCACGTTGACCGTCGCGATCGTCACTGACAGCACCGCGTGCATCCCGCCGCAAGTCGTGCAGCGCTACGGCATCGAGGTGGTGCCGGTGCACATCATCTTCGGCGGCCGCACGTTCGCCGATGCGATGCTGCCGGACGACGAGTTCTACGCGCTGCTGCGCTCATCGCGCGAGCGGCCGACGACGGCGGCGCCATCGCCCGGCATGTTCCTCGACGCGATCGCGCGGGCGGCACGCCGCGCCGACAGCGTGCTGTGCATCACCGTCTCCGCGCAGTTCAGCGCGATGTACGACGCGGCGCGCCAGGCGATCGCGATGCTCATGAGCGAATCACCGGACGCCGACATCCGGATCATCGACTCGCGGAACGCCGCGATGGCACAGGGGTTCGTCGTGATCGAGGCGGCACGCCTGGCGCACGCCGGCGCATCGATCGAAGACGTCATGGCTCGCGCGCAGGACATGACGGCGCGCGTCACACTGCTGGCGATGCTCGACACGCTGGAGTTTCTCGCGCGGGGCGGCCGCGTGCCGCGAGTGGCAGCGTGGGCGGCGGGGCTGCTGCAGATGAAGCCGATCGTGCGGTTCAGCGCTTCCGACATCAAGCTGGCGGCGCGCACGCGCACGCGGCGGCGGGCGCTCGAACGCATCGCGGCGATGACGGTCGACGCTGCGCACGGCCGGCGGATCCACCTGGCGGTGCATCACGCCGACGCGCTCGAAGACGCGGAGGCGCTGCGCGACCGGCTGGTGGGCGCGCTCAACGTCGAGGAGTCGTTCGTCACGGAGTTCACGCAGGT